One region of Cytobacillus sp. IB215665 genomic DNA includes:
- the fabF gene encoding beta-ketoacyl-ACP synthase II — translation MNKRRVVITGLGAVTPLGSSVEATWENLINGVSGIGTVTRVNPDDYPAKVAGEATDFNPEDFMEKKDARKMDRFTQFALAASLMAVKDASLTITDDIAPRVGVWIGSGIGGMETFENQFETFQKRGYRRVSPFFVPMIIPDMAAGQVSIALGAKGINSCTVTACATGTNSIGDAFKVIQRGDADVMVSGGAEAPITKMSMAGFCANTALSTNPDPNTASRPFDKNRDGFVMGEGAGIVVLEELEFAKARGAKIYAEVVGYGSTGDAYHITAPAPGGEGGVRAMRQAIEDADLTPEQIDYINAHGTSTQYNEKFETMAIKEVFGSYAEKLPISSTKSMTGHLLGAAGGIEAIFSVLSIKEGIIPPTINLETPDPDCDLDYVPNEARKQEVSVALSNSLGFGGHNAVLVFKSYE, via the coding sequence ATGAATAAACGTAGAGTTGTTATTACAGGTTTAGGTGCTGTGACACCTCTTGGGTCATCGGTAGAAGCAACATGGGAAAATTTAATAAATGGTGTTTCGGGTATTGGAACTGTTACGCGTGTGAACCCAGATGATTATCCTGCTAAGGTAGCAGGTGAAGCAACAGACTTTAATCCTGAAGATTTTATGGAAAAGAAAGATGCACGAAAAATGGATCGTTTTACGCAATTTGCGTTAGCTGCATCTTTGATGGCAGTAAAAGATGCCAGCCTAACAATCACAGATGATATTGCTCCAAGAGTAGGTGTCTGGATTGGGTCTGGTATAGGTGGTATGGAAACATTTGAAAATCAATTTGAAACATTTCAAAAACGAGGCTATCGTCGTGTGAGTCCGTTTTTTGTACCTATGATTATCCCTGATATGGCAGCAGGTCAAGTGTCAATTGCTCTTGGCGCCAAAGGTATAAATTCTTGTACTGTTACAGCATGTGCTACAGGGACGAATTCTATCGGTGATGCATTTAAAGTCATCCAGCGAGGAGATGCGGATGTAATGGTTTCAGGTGGAGCGGAAGCACCAATTACGAAAATGTCCATGGCTGGATTTTGTGCAAATACTGCATTATCAACAAATCCAGATCCTAATACAGCGAGTCGCCCATTTGATAAAAATCGAGATGGTTTCGTAATGGGTGAAGGAGCTGGAATCGTTGTCTTAGAGGAGTTAGAGTTTGCTAAAGCAAGAGGGGCAAAAATTTATGCAGAAGTAGTCGGTTACGGCTCTACTGGAGATGCATATCATATTACTGCGCCTGCACCAGGTGGAGAAGGTGGGGTTCGCGCAATGAGGCAAGCAATTGAGGATGCTGACCTTACACCAGAACAAATTGATTATATTAATGCTCACGGTACGAGCACACAATACAATGAAAAATTTGAAACAATGGCGATTAAAGAAGTGTTTGGTTCGTATGCTGAAAAATTACCAATTAGCTCAACGAAATCCATGACTGGCCACCTACTAGGTGCTGCTGGTGGGATAGAAGCAATATTTTCAGTCCTATCGATTAAGGAAGGAATCATTCCGCCCACTATCAACTTGGAAACTCCTGACCCTGATTGCGACCTTGATTACGTTCCGAATGAAGCTAGAAAACAGGA